The following is a genomic window from Meriones unguiculatus strain TT.TT164.6M chromosome 7, Bangor_MerUng_6.1, whole genome shotgun sequence.
GAGTGTGCCTCTGGGAGCCCTGCAGTGATCAGGCAGggaacagcaggagaagatgggCAGCCGATGCCTTTCTGGACATTGTTTCAAAAGCACCCCTCCTCCCAACATGGCTCTGAACTCAGCTCATTGGTTTCAGTCACCACATTCAACCGAACTAAGGACTCAGGAGCCAGGCTCCAGGGAAGGAACTACTGCCATCCCTAAAGCCAATCAGGAAAGACTACAGCCCCAGAATGCCCCATCAGGCAGCCCTTACCTGGCTCAGAGGCTGTGCCTGAGGAGTCAACTTTAAAACACAGTTCCACATGTATTGTTCCGGTGAAGACCATGGGCAGCGCATCAGGGGTAAAGGTCATAGATACAGTCAGGTTAACCACAGGTCGTGAGCTAAAGACAGCAAAGAGGCCCATGAGAAGTGAGCACATTCTGTCACAGTCAACATCTCCAACACGCAAGGGTGCACTGAGACCTCAGGATATATTAGCACAGCAAGAGGGAAAAGGGGAGGCTTTGCTCCCATGGGGAAGTAGACAACCGGAAAGAAGCAGGAATAGGGAAATACAAGATCCTAGTGATGTAACAGAATAAGGTGATAGAAATGGAGGCCACTTAGATGGGTGGTCAGAATGTTCTTCCTGATAAGGAGGCCTTGAAAGTGAAGCCATTAACAAGAAAAGGTCAGCTCTGAGGGAACTGAGAGAAGGTCTGAGGGAAGCACCCCAGGCGAAAAACACAGCTAGTGAAAAAACTGTGGCAGGATGAGGCTGGTTTGTCTGAGAAATGCAAAGGTCAGGAGACCGGAACATAATCACTGAAATAGACAGTGGGGACAAGAGTTGGGGACAGGAGGTGGGCAGGACCAGTCACAGATAGCACTGTAGGTCAAGACAAAGAACTGAATTTTTACTCAAAGTGGGAGCCACAATTGACgggtattttgtttttgcttttctctgagacagagtctctctttgtagccttggatgtcctggactcactttgtagaccaggctggcctcaaactcacagaaatctgcctgcctctgcctccctgagtgttgggattacaggcatgtgtcaccaaaCTGGGCCACACTGAGAGGTTTTAAGCAGTAGTAGAGGGATCACATCAAGAGAGCATGGGAAAGTCTACGCGGTGGTCCTGTCAAGCCGTGACAGCTCCTTGTGCTTGGAGATGTTTTGAATTcaaagccaacaacaacaacaacaaaacctagctaggatgatggaggaaggatgaagaggcctacagaaagcTTTTGTCCTCTGTAGCCTTGAGCtggtgatccacctgcctctgcctcctgagtagctgaggCCACAGGCCCAAGCCAACAGGGCCAGACCTGACTCTAATCATCACTCTCTAAATGGGTGATAGAGTACCGTTTGCTGAAACTGGAGcctgagggaggggcagcctgGAGTTGGAAGGGGAGAGGTATAAGTGCCCCATTTGGAGATGCTGGTGAGCAGGCAACAGGATGGAACACAGGATGGGCACACAGGGGCTGTAGCCACAGGACCGAGAACTGCTCGGTATTTCCAGTGCCGCTTTGTGGCTCCTGATACACTAAATTAAGGCTGCTTAGTCCTATCATTGTGTGGAGAGGCTCAATGATAGGACTAAGCAATGATAGGAGAGGTATTCTGAAAATCACAGGATGCTGCCTCCCTTAACTATGCTACCTTCCTTGAGTACTTCCTCACACAATCCTCCCGCCCCTGTGAGGCAGGCACTGTCATTATTCCCAATTGTGGATAAGAAAGTTGGGACTTAAATTCCATAGCCACCCAAAGCCATCCTGTTGAGAGCTGAGGAGCAAACTAACCTAGGCAGTCCCCAGAAGCTGTGCCCCATctccacacttcctccctcccttggtGCCTGGAATCTGTAGGACTCACTGAGTGTAAAACAAGGGGTGAGGCTGGGACTTGAGTcacaaaaagacagagaagacCCCTACCGGAACACTGCTGCCTGGTCCCGAGAGCCAACTGTGATGTCAGCAAGGCCATCTCCATTGAAATCTAAACCACCGGACACAGACATGCCAAAGTAGTGGAGTCCCAACGCCACAGAGGAAGCTCTGATCCGCTGGGAGGAAGATAAAAGTTTCACCTTCTAGTCCTTAGCAGTCACCCACCTCCCCACCCTGGTGGTGAACTGTCTCTGAGGAAGAGACATCCGGGTGGAGCTCTGAAGGCAAGGAATGGAactggggcgggggcgggggggaagaGCAGAGCCCTCTGAGGACACAGTGAAGGCTTGGTGGTGCTGAGGTTGGGTGGGGTAGAAGGAGGTAAGGGACTATGAGTGCAAAGGAGGTTTGATGTGGGATGTGGTTCTGAAGAAGTGACCTCATCAGGAGCACAATTTAGAAGCATCCCTGGAGGCACAGGGAGAAGATGGACTGGAGGTGAAAGATGGGGCCCAGGGGAGGATGccgtggtgtgtatgtgtgtgtgtgtgtgtgtgtgtgtgtgtgtgtgtgtgtgtgtggcacatgtgGCGGGGTGGGGAACAGAGCCAAATCATTAGGATGTGGCGACTAACAGGCTATGGACTAAGATGTGTAAGAGACCTAGTGACCACTTGGGGGAGGTGCTAGGAAGCGGATGCGGGGGTGGAGGGGACGAGGAGCCAGACCATGCTGGATGGAGGTAAGAACCGgaggaaaagagacagagaggggccCTGAAGTGAGTCGATGGTCAGCCTAACCCTGGTGGCCTCCTGCCTTCACCGGCATTCTCCACCACCGGGGGCTGGCCCAGAACTTAGACCAAGGCTGCCTTCGGGCTTAGCTCATTCTGTCTGTGGGAGGTTTGACCCCCCCAGAGAAGACGCAGGAGAGAGCCTGTGAGTCACCTGGGAAGGTTTAGCGCGCAGGCCACCCGAGTGTCCATTGTAGATGTAAACGCTGCCGTAGCTGGCCCCATCGCCTGCCTCAAAGCCCTCCAGAGGGGCCCCGATGGCCACATCTGTGAACTTATCTTGGTTGATATCGCCCACAGCTGCCATGGCAAAGCCGAAGCGGCTACTGGTGAGCCCAGGGTACCCACTCAGAGTGAATGCCAAGGGGAAGGAAGCACCCTGCAAAGTGAACCAACACGTCAGTTCCCAAGACAGTGTGTAGGACAACTATTCCAGGACCACACAGAGGGCACGCCCCCTCACTGGTTCCCTATCTCCAGCAGGAGTCTCTGAGCCTGTAGGAGAGCCAGGGTCTTTCTGTCTTGCCGTCGAGGACCTGGAGCCTGCCCTCTGTCCCCACTCATGGATACATTAGCAATAGAGAAGCTCAGGGTCCAGTGGCACTCTCCCACACCCTTGCAGGGAAAGCCTGAGCAAGCTCACTGTTCCCGTCCTCTTCACTGGCCGTGTGAGAACGAGAGCCACCGCCATAGTTACCGTGAGAAACAGATGAGCCCAGGCAAGTGTTCTGCCTCCTGGGCAACTGTGACAGATGGCACCAACAATCACCCAGGTAGGACAGGGGACAGCCATACACCCCGAACACCCACAATCACCGTCCACCGTTTGGAGGCTGAACACTCACCTGCTCACGCACGTGGTACACATAGACTCTGCCTTCTTCTCCACGGATGTGGTAAAATGGAGCCGCCACCAGCAGAATATCTGTGATCGCATCCATGTTGATATCCACAGAGCACAGTTCAGAGCCAAAGTAGGACCCCATCTACAGCCCAGAAAGAACTCAGCACTCCTGAGCATGGGGGAGGGCCCCTTCCCACCCTCCCACAGCTAAAGCCACAGCTGTGCCCCTCCTGGAGCATCCAGCTAGGGCTGTTCCAGATCAGTCTGATCTCTGGTGTCATAGGGGTTAGGGGTGAACAGCTGAGTCTCCACAGAGGGAGCCCTTGAGCAGCCATGAATTACACCCAGGCCTTCGCCTTGCCCAGGGCGGGCCCACCCCTCTCCCTAGGACCTCAGGGCCCCCCATGGTAGACAGAGGACTTCTCCAGGGGGTACCTGCTCTCCCTCCATCTGTCGCACAAAAGtggcctctctgtccttctggaGCTCAAACACAGCCCCACGGTGTTTGTGCCTTGGAGCCCCCGCCACGTAGGACAAGCTACTGGCCTTGCGCAGCACCGCCAGTGAATAACCTGGGTGAGAGTGGTGTGGCTGCAAACTCCggctcccacctcagcctctccCTGCAACGCCTTCCCAGCCATGTGTTCCCACACTGCACCCACTGCTGCATGCGTGTCCCACACGTGGGACACGCCACCCCTTCAGCACAGGTGCACTCTACGGGAGGGCCAGGGCGAAAGATGGGGAGGAGTACTCACTAGCGTTATTAACAGAGACGTCCCAACGTCCTCTTATTGAGTCCCAAGGCCACCCTGTCTCCATCCCTAATTCTCAACCTGTGTCACTGACTGAGGTCTGATGGCCTGATGACCCATGAGACTGACGCTAGCCCGACTCTACCAAGAATCCTAATGTGCGTACCCGCAGGTAACCTCCGTATCCCAGACTAAATTGTCCCTGGGTTAACTTCCAGGCCCCCAAGCCGCTCCCGAAGGCTACAGGTACTACTCTTGTCCGTCGCCCAACCTCCAGGCCCCACCCTGACGCTCTATCCCTTTGCTAGGTTTCCTTGCACTCGGGACTCCGCCTTTCCATCCAGGCTCCGCCCTCGTCCCACCCTCCCGCCCTTTTCTTCTAGCTACCTACCTGGCCCCGGCTGCAGGCCCCACCCTAGTCCCGTCTAGCCCACCAGGCCTTGCGCTTACCGAGGTAGCTGTACTGAGCAGCTCCAAAGTCCTCCTTGGTCTGGTTTAGAAAGCAGCCCCGATCATTCTGTGTGTCGTAGAGGAGCGCGCCCCCAGACCAGTTAAAGGCCCCCACAGTGCCAAGCAGCAGCCAcccctgcagaggacccagagggCACCAAGTGAGCCGGAGGGACCCAAGGGCCAGAGAAGCAAGACTTCCTAGACAAAGAGGGCCTTCCATGGTCAGGAAGGAAGATGGCGAATTCTGGTTTTCTGCTCAGTTGTCTGCTGTGCAGCCAGAGTTCCAGAAGGCACCCTGGGACCCAGACGGTgaggtttttgtgtttgtttgtttgtttgtttgttcgttcgagacagggtttctctgggtagccttggcagCCTACAATCACAgaggctggcctgcctctgcctccctgagtgctgggattataggcatcgCCACCATGCCTGTAATCGATATTATTATGcgatattgagcattttttaatgtACGATTGGCTTAGATGGTGCTCCCATTTGTCTTCTGGGCCACCTGAGCATGAAGGTGCAGTGACTGCAGCATGTGCTATGGGGAGGAAGAGGTACAAAGGCTTTGGGGTGACTGACTTCAGCTCTCACCTGCACAGAGCCCCAGTGAGTGAGGGCGCCATCTGTTgaccctttcctttttcctcctctgtttcctcttctccccacacGGGGCAAAGCTGAACTTTGCCAAACTGCATGTTTTCCTGACACATCTCAAGGGCTTGCCACCAAGGCTGATTCTCTGTACTCAGAGCTAAGATAATGCCCCAGTCCTTTAAGTGTGCACAGTGACTCCTAGAATAAACTCGCCATTCTTCTGTCTAACTCAGCGGTCCAGCTAGGGAAAGTGAGCAGACAGTTTGTTTCTGAAGTGGCTCCTCCGGAGAGCCTTCGACACGGTAACTATGAGCCAGGAGCCCCTCACTCCCCCGTGGTGGCACATCTTGGGATCCTGCTGGTGTTGAGTGGGCCACAAACCTTGTCCAGGATCTGGGCACTGAAGCCAGTCTGTGCCACTTGATACTGAAGGGCATCTCCAACTGCACCTGGAAGCCAAGAAGTCTGTAAGACACTCTGTGCCAAGAGGCAGGGGTGAGGTATGTCCAGAAGGGGACAAAGGGATGGATCTTTGGTGAAATGCTGCATTGAGCTGAGAGTGGAGATTCAGGTTGAGTTTAAGCAAGAACTGGGCTTCTGTCTCCTCATCTGTAAAGGGTTGGGACTTTGTCCTAGTCTTACTTGCTTTTGCACCATTGGTCCAGCAGATTTTCATAGATTCGGGGGCTGAGGAGGACCTGAGGTGCCAATGCCATTGTAGAGATTAGTAGCTGTGGCTCAGGGAGGTGGGCAGAGTCAGGGAGAGTGGCCTTGGGAAGGGTCACCTGCTGAACGCTGAGGGGCTCTCACAAGACCTGTGGGAGCCCTCACCTTCCATATAGATGATGCTTTGTTGCAGATCCAGCAGGAGGTCATTCAGAGCTCCATAGTTGTTCACCTTGAAAGTGTGGGTCTCTTTGGGGTCCGAGGCAATTAGTTTCAGTTCTCTGTAAGTCTTACTTTTATTGAACGCATCGCCCACCTATATGAAGACGCCAGTCAGTGAGTGATCCATCACCGTCTCCTTCCCTGCTCAGTGTCCTTCACCCCTAACAAAGCTCTGCCTTTGGCAGTGTGTTCCCGACACACCTGGCTCTCGTTGCATCCTCCTGCATGCTGAACCCTCTGCCTATATAGCCCAATGGCCCTTCCCTGTACACAGGGCCAGCTGGTCATGTTAGCTACCAGGACCTGGCACAGCAGACTCCCTAGGCACCTTTGTATGGTTTTCCCATCCTGCTCAGCCAGTGAGCTATGCCGACCTCAGGATGAGCCTTCTGTAGGACCCAACAAGAGCGGAGCATGTAAGACCAGGTGCCAAGTGAAGAGAAGTGACTGTGAACAGAAAGGGCTTAGATATGCTGCCTCCAGAAGTCTCCACTGGCTCCTCCCCCACCAGGGCTATCCGGAGTCAGGCTTACCTCCCAGCTCTTGGCTCTTACCCCAATGGCAAAGCGCACCACACCCTGCATCTTTGTGTCGTTGAGGACAGTTGTAAGGCTGAGAGGGTCCTGAAATATGTCACCATCAGTGAGCACCACCATGACCTTCAACGCTTTTTCTCTGGAGCCACCGCTTGgagtgaagatgctgtctcttaaCAGGAGAGAGAATGGAGATAGTCTTCCAAAAGGGCTGTCTGGGCTCTGGGCAAGCTTTGATTCATTGATCTGCTTGAATTGGAGTATTAACGAGCTCTCCAGATGGGGATCAAAGGCCCAGAAGAGGGTGGACTTGGCCCTTATGCACACAGCAAGGCACAAGCCACACAGATGTGCTTCGCCCTCTCCTGCTCCCCACAGTAAGAGCACTGTGTCTGACCCTCATGGGTACACAGTATGGACCTTTACGTCAAAAGAGCACGTGAtgcctgctttttattttacttctatAAAAATTTGTACTCTCacgtttttttgtttggtttgatttttgtttattgtttgtttgttttgaaacaaggcttctctctgtagccctggctaccctggaactagctatatagatcaggctgacctcaaactcacttttGGGGTTTTGAGGGACAACTttgcagcctcctgagtgctgtcattacagacatgtgtcaccatgcctggtttcgATGGTACGTATGCACCAGGCACTATTATAAATATTGTACATATTGTAAATTAACTATTTAATCCTCACAAAACCCTAAGAAGCAAGAATTTGTGCTATCTTCATGCTAGAAGTGAGGAAACAAAGCACAGAAGGTTAAGTAGCCCAAGACCACGCACGAACAGCTAGGATCTGAGCCCAGCAGCCTTCTCCAGGCACCCCTGGACAGCTAATGGCAGGAAGTCCTTGGGAGAATAGCAGAAGGACAGTCCTGGGCTGTCATCCTGCACAGCCCCTTCAGCACCCCACCCCCCTCCTCCCACAGTTGTGCCTAGCCGCTCCTCCAGACACTGGGCCTCCGGCAGGCATCCCACTCACAGGACGTGTTTCATGGCTGAGGCAGTCTTAGTAACACTCCCCACTTGATCGATGCTCTGAACTTTGGCAAGGGAGGCCAAAGCGTCGTCACGGCTGTCTCGAAGATTGAACTCAGTCTTGATCACAGCCCCGTACTGCACCAGGGCGAAGTTGCACTGTAGAGCAGAGTGAGGTTGAGGGGTTGTCAGACTGCCCCATAGACACCCCTTCCCCGAGAGGGTTGCTCCCGGAAACTCAGGAAGAAAGCGCTCATCCACTCTAATTCAAAGGGAAATCCCCAGTCAGACACAGGTGGAGGAGAGTGATTTCTCCTTGAATCCACGTCCCCATGACAACCCCTCTATATGGACTGCAGGATGGGCCACGTGGCTTTCTTTGGGTGGGGACATCAGCAAATGCATGTACTGGGGCATTAACGGCTACCACGAGTAAGTAGCGCCACCTCAGGCTTCCATCCCTAGTAAAGCAAGAGGTGCCTGGAGCTGTCTGGAAGCTCTCGGCAAAATGACAGAAGAGTCACCCGCTGAGCTCGGCTCAATTACCTGGAGAGCTGTGAGAAAATAAAGGGAGGGAGGCTCTTCTGAAGCCATTGCATAGACACAGATACATGACAGGTGAGAGAACTCAGCCCTCAACGAGGCCCACCTCAAAGCACTTCAAATAGAAGTTCTTTATCATGTCGGAGATGAAGTCTTTGGCCTTTTGGAAGTCTTGGGGTTCAATGCTTCCTGAGCCGTCCAGGACAATAGCGATCTCAGTGCCTGGTCAGGGTAAAGGGGCAGGTGAGCTATGAGATTCTGGGCAGGAGTAAGCTCCCGAATGGAGCTCTCTCCTTCCTGGCCTCCaaccccctgagacagggtttctctgtgtagccatggttgtcctgacactctatagactaggctggccttgaactaacccgtctgcctctgcctcctgagtgctgggattcaaggtgggTTATTCTTAccataaaggcaaagagagaTCTACAACATGGTTTTGACAACTATGGAAATCATCCCTATTTGgggggcctcagtttccccacctctAAGATGAGTTGGGCCAGTGAGAAGCCTCGGCTGGTAGAGGAGCATGATGCCAAcgctggtgacctgagtttgattccctgaAACTTacatagaagagggagagaattaTCTCCTccaagctgtcctctaacctGCACACGTGTGCTGTGACACAGATGTGTTTGGCACATGCatgcacccacacccacacacaaacatacaaacagataaatatttttaaaaagtgaagagtCAGAGGTGGAACCTGCCATACCTATAGGACCTGGCCACTTCCCCACCTTCTAGATCTGAACACACCTTGATCCCAGAGGCCCCTGGGATCTTGGGGGTTCATTATGGAGGCCCCTGGTCTGCCTCTTCTCACCAGCTTCCTCCTCGTCCTGCTTgtcatcttctcccttctccactgccCGGCGTCTCCTGGCTGATTTCTTATTCTCCTTTGTGCCACCTCCTTTGCTTTTGTAGTAGCCGCCGGAGTCCACACATGCACCTGGACCCAGGAATCCTTCTTTAAGAAACATACAGAGAAGACACAAAAGACATTAAGAGAGTTCCACGCACTGCTGCCTGCCCTGGAGCCATCATGAACTTTGCCCTGACAGGACCCTGAGCCTCCTTGTCCGATTCTGAGCCTTAGTGACTGTCTGCTTCTGTTGTGAGCTGGCGTTTCTCCTTGGATCCCTTTATGGTTGTCGAAGGCCAAAGAATTCCCAGTCCTTACCAAGGTCAGAGAAGTAGGCTCGGGCCTGGAGGTCCAAGTTGGGGGTCAGTAGGCTGCAGGCACCTGTGAGCTCTGAGTTAAGGCTTCGGAGCTTCCGGGCTCGTACCTGAATGCATacctggggagaggagagaagggaaggatcAGGCAGGCTGAGTCAGCTCCACTGTCACCCCCACTCCAGAACACAGTGGCTCAAACAGTCAGAGGACAGAGGCACAGCTGCCTCACTCCTCAGGGTCAGGAGTCAGTTGCTAGAGTCAGAAGTGCAGTCAGTGGGTGGCTGGATCAGACTTGGCATCCATGTAGATGGTCAGACCATAGAGAGATGACAGCGAAGCAATAGGATTGGCAACATCACCATTTACCCACAGGGGCCAACCAACACCTGCCTCCCCAAGGCTCCCTGTCCTCTTGTCTGTGTACTCACCAAAACACCATGGTGGTTCCGGGCCACTGTCACTCCCTGGTGCCTGCCCTCTGGCATATAGATGTTCTCTGAAACAGTTACAGCAGGGAAGGCATTCTGGGAGGCAACCACCAAGCCAAGGTCTGAAGCACAGGGCTGCTGACGTCAGCAGCCTCTAGAAGCTGGAGCTGGGGGACCTGAGTAGCTGGGGAATGCCAGGATGCAGCCCTTGTCCCAACCCCATTTACCATCTCAACAAAAACCCTGGTATGCAGCCTTGACACCAGGGACGGGAATTCAAAAATGACTGCCACCTGGCCCGTGCAGGGGCGGGAGTGGAGGGGGCAGGAGGCTGGAGGAGCCTGTGAGGCCTGAGCTGGGGGCACGTGGCTGGCTGCTGGAC
Proteins encoded in this region:
- the Itgae gene encoding integrin alpha-E, whose product is MKWLVHALLCMASLMPLGAFNVDVAWPWVTELKPGAPSVLSSLLHQDPSTNQTCLLVARRSFNRNSTALYRCAMSTIPDEIACQPVENIYMPEGRHQGVTVARNHHGVLVCIQVRARKLRSLNSELTGACSLLTPNLDLQARAYFSDLEGFLGPGACVDSGGYYKSKGGGTKENKKSARRRRAVEKGEDDKQDEEEAGTEIAIVLDGSGSIEPQDFQKAKDFISDMIKNFYLKCFECNFALVQYGAVIKTEFNLRDSRDDALASLAKVQSIDQVGSVTKTASAMKHVLDSIFTPSGGSREKALKVMVVLTDGDIFQDPLSLTTVLNDTKMQGVVRFAIGVGDAFNKSKTYRELKLIASDPKETHTFKVNNYGALNDLLLDLQQSIIYMEGAVGDALQYQVAQTGFSAQILDKGWLLLGTVGAFNWSGGALLYDTQNDRGCFLNQTKEDFGAAQYSYLGYSLAVLRKASSLSYVAGAPRHKHRGAVFELQKDREATFVRQMEGEQMGSYFGSELCSVDINMDAITDILLVAAPFYHIRGEEGRVYVYHVREQGASFPLAFTLSGYPGLTSSRFGFAMAAVGDINQDKFTDVAIGAPLEGFEAGDGASYGSVYIYNGHSGGLRAKPSQRIRASSVALGLHYFGMSVSGGLDFNGDGLADITVGSRDQAAVFRSRPVVNLTVSMTFTPDALPMVFTGTIHVELCFKVDSSGTASEPGLRDMSLNFTVEVDVSKQRQRLQCAGISCQSCLRKWSRGASLCEHLELIPTEELCEEDCFSNITVKVSYEFQTPGQKRDLPDPILDYYKKSSAIFQLPYEKDCRNKVFCVAEVQLATAMSQQELVVGVTKEVTMNISLTNSGEDSYMTNMALNYPRNLQFKRIQKPPSPDIQCDDPKSVVSVVIMNCKIGHPILKKSSVNVSVIWQLEESIFPNRTADISVTVSNSNEKSLARETHSLQFRHAFIAVLSRPSVMYVNMSQSPSDHKEFFFNVHGENLFGAVFQLQICVPIKLQDFQIVRVKKLTKTQDHTECTQSQEPACGSDPVQSVEKWHSVICAITSNKENVTVAAEISLDHAKQLLRDITELQVLGEISFNKSLYEGLNAENHRTKITVIFLRDEESHSLPLIIGSSIGGLLVLGVIIALLFKCGFFKRKYQQLNLESTRRTQLKADSLLAED